ACTCGCTGGAAAGCTGCGGTGATAAACAAAACATTAAGCCAATATCTCTGGCTTTAGCGCGTTCAATAAACAAGCTGTGCAAGTCATCCATCAAATCCAGCGTGTTAAATGTGTGAGGCGATAGTTGCAGCTTACCGGCTTCAATTTTGGAAAAATCGAGGATATCGTTAACCAAGGTTGATAGTGATTCACCTGCCGTTAACGCATTATGAAGTAGTTGACGCTGCTGGTCGTCAAGTTGCGTACTGGTTAGTAGCTCCATCGACCCCAACATGGCATTCATTGGTGTACGAATTTCATGGCTCATTACTGCGAGGAAGTTACTTTTCTCTTGCGAGCCCGAGTCTGCCGCCAGTTTCGCCTGCTCTAATTCATGATATAAATGATTTACGCGACTGCGCATTAAATTACGGGTTTGAATAGCTTGTTGCAGCGTCAAAATCAGCTGTTCGCTGTCCCACGGTTTTTCAATAAAACTCCAAATACGCCCCTTATTAATCGCGGACATAACCAAGTCAGAGTCGGCATTACCGGTTAACATAATGCGAATAGTTTCAGGGTAATTGGTTGCCACTTCCGATAAAAAAGTGACGCCATCCATTTCCGGCATGCGCATATCAGAGACGATAATATCAATGTTCTTTTGAGCAATAATTGCTAAGGCTTGCAGCGGGCTGGTGACAAATTCAAAATGCGCAGGAATTTTTCGAGTTAAACGTTTTATTGCCGCCAAAATGGCTTGTTCATCATCAACAAATAAAATACTCACTGGCGCGGCGCTGTCATTTTCGCTCTGGCCCTGACTCTGGCTATCACTTGCTAGCGAGTCAGCAACACCTAGGATACTCTGCGCGCTGTTTCGATCTGCCATAGCGCTTTGGCTATCTGCTTTGTTTTGATTAGCCAAATAAGAATTGCGATCAATTAACGTCATATGATCTCCCTTTACTTACCGCTGTTGAATTGATGGTTTTTGCACCTTGCTTTTAGGCATATGGCGATCCCCAACTCAGTCATTATTTTTACCTTACACCGCGACATTGAGCATCACAACATTTGCCAGTTTTGCTCTTAACTTGCTCATCATTTTAGGCAGCCAAGCATCAAGTTTGTGACTTTCGCGGATCATTTCATCAAGCAATGATGGATTTGATTTATCATTGACCACAGTGCCAACAATATTCACTTGTTTTGCCACCAGTTTTTCGATCCCTTCTTCTATTAGATTAGCAGGAGTTTTACCAGCCTCTACTACCATAATGGCACCATCACATACTTGGCAAACGGTACAGGCGGGAATATTGTGTTGATTAAGCATCGCCAATGATGCCGTATCAAAAACAATGCAATCGAATTCACTTAACCATTGATTGATAGCCTCAATCAGCAAACTCGCTTCGCGATATTTTTTGATGGTCATCGCATCATTGCTGACAGGCAGAACGCTATACCCTTGCTCGTTTAAGTTGATAATGCCTGTATTAACTTGGCCTTGTGCAGCTTGTGATGTTGACTTTTGTGTTGGCATTGGCGCGTTCACCGCCTCTTGCAGTCGCGCTTTTAACACGGGGTTAAACGTATTAAGCTCGACCAAAAGCACCTTTTTATCTGAAGCCTGAGCTCGTTTCACCAAAGCTTCTGCGAGCGTCGATTTGCCTTCACCCGGCGCTGCCGAGGTGATAGCAATGGTGCGATAGTTAGCACCCAAGGTTTGGCTATAAACGGCCTCTACTTCGGCATAATGACTTGGTAAAGTAATCATCTAAAACCCTCCTGTGATGGCAACAAGTGAGACAACGCTGACCATATCTTTCACGTTTGACACAAATACATTCCAGTCACTGTTATTGATATCTGGTACGTAGACAGTGTCACCACTGCGTACCAATGGCAATTTGGTAAAATCAGGGCGTTTAACAAAGGTTTTTAAATCAAAACGTTGGCTTTGATTTTCACTAGCCTTAGCGGTTGAAATATTAACCACCATAATGTCTGTCAAATGCGCTTTGTCGGTTGGCCCGCCTGCTTCCGCCAACAAGTCTAAAATGGTCATTGCTTCGTTAAAGGTGTAACGACCAGGCTTAGCAACCGCGCCAATAATGCGCACCGTTTGTTCCTTTTTCTGATCTAACCAAGCTTTGTCGCGCTGCGGCACATAAATGGTATCGCCTGCACGAACCAGTGGCAGCAAGGTTTCGTCACCTGTTTCAAAATAAAGACCCAAATCTACCGTTGTCACTTTACTGGTGTAACCATTGCGGTGTGTCACTTTAATCGCATGAATATCCGCAAATTGATTAGGTCCATCGGCAGCCGACAATATATCGAGAAAGTGCAGCTTATTGTCGAAGGCATAACGGCCTGGTTGACCCACTTGACCAAATACGTAAATCGAACTTTCTTGTGACTGGCGTAACCAACGCGCTTTGTTGTCAATCACGTCTCTTGGTTTTTCCGGCACGATAATCGTGTCGCCTGCAGACACTTGTGGCAGTAATGAAAAGTCACCACCATCAGTAATAAAAGCTGCTAAATCAAAAGGTTTTTCTCGACTTGCTTGGCCGTTTCTTAGTACCTTGATTTGCGAAATGTCAGCATCTTGCGTTGGGCCACCGGCGTGCGCCAAAATATCAAGAAACGACATTTCATCACCCCATTCGTATCGACCCGGTTTAATTACCGCACCAATTACGCGAATAGCACGATCTGGCGAAATCTTTAACCATGACTTCTCATTCATATCGGTTTTTTCTGGAACAAATATCGCGTCACCCGGTGAAATTTCTGGAATTTGGCGTGCGGCTAAGCCCTCGGTATAAGCTTGCAAGTCAAAGGCATCTACTTGTCCAGATGAGCGAATAATGCGTACTTGGCGCGTTTCAGCAAAACGTGTTGGACCACCAGCATTGGCTAAAATATCAAAAAAGGCAGTACCATCAGGTGCTTCATATGCGCCGGGCTTAAACACTTCGCCCATCACATAAATAGTACGCAAGCCCGTTTTAATCTCTTCTTCTTGGATTGGTACAAATAAAGTAGAGCCTGCTGTAATTGTCGGCATGCTAGTGGCATCACCAGTATCAAGGTAATGTTTTAAATCAAATAGCTGAGGAATACCTTGGTTAATCACACGAATATGTTCAACACCAGCATAACGAGTAACACCGCCAGCTCGCATCAGCATATCAACAACCGTATTACCCGCTTTGTAAGAAAACACGCCGGGCTTTAACACTTCGCCAAATACTTTGATTGCTGTACCCGCTTCAGCACCGTCACCACTGGCTGATAAGGTTGCAGCATCAAAGTCCATTTGCACATTGCCAATTAGTGGAGAGGCTGGCACAAAGATCACATCTAGCGGTTGTAGCTCAGGCAAAATCGCGAAATCACCCGTGTCTAAATATTTTTTATAATCAAAAGCAGTGACTTCACCCGCGCGATTTAACTGAATTTTATCAAGCTGAGCACCGGCGCTTGGTCCACCAGCTTGTTGCAACGCAAGTTGCACATTACCGTCTGCAGGTAAATCTATCATCCCCGGCTCTTTCACAAACCCAAGCACTCGCACAGGCAAGCGGCGTTCAATCAGCACAAGGTCAAAATCATCAATCGCACGGTATTGCTCAGCGAGTAACGCCTTAACATGCAAGGTCGCTGCCGCTAGCGGCATGCCGCCCAAGGTGACTTGTCCAATCTCAGGCAGCATCAGCAAACCTTCTTGATTAATTTGAA
The nucleotide sequence above comes from Thalassotalea euphylliae. Encoded proteins:
- a CDS encoding SLBB domain-containing protein; translated protein: MMNRQFFLSCLVLNVNSFARRCIAFALLTLTWLALATSIIASSSASAQEQLAHEQVLPEQVVREQVVLRAGDIVQLNLPGEADFEKHFQINQEGLLMLPEIGQVTLGGMPLAAATLHVKALLAEQYRAIDDFDLVLIERRLPVRVLGFVKEPGMIDLPADGNVQLALQQAGGPSAGAQLDKIQLNRAGEVTAFDYKKYLDTGDFAILPELQPLDVIFVPASPLIGNVQMDFDAATLSASGDGAEAGTAIKVFGEVLKPGVFSYKAGNTVVDMLMRAGGVTRYAGVEHIRVINQGIPQLFDLKHYLDTGDATSMPTITAGSTLFVPIQEEEIKTGLRTIYVMGEVFKPGAYEAPDGTAFFDILANAGGPTRFAETRQVRIIRSSGQVDAFDLQAYTEGLAARQIPEISPGDAIFVPEKTDMNEKSWLKISPDRAIRVIGAVIKPGRYEWGDEMSFLDILAHAGGPTQDADISQIKVLRNGQASREKPFDLAAFITDGGDFSLLPQVSAGDTIIVPEKPRDVIDNKARWLRQSQESSIYVFGQVGQPGRYAFDNKLHFLDILSAADGPNQFADIHAIKVTHRNGYTSKVTTVDLGLYFETGDETLLPLVRAGDTIYVPQRDKAWLDQKKEQTVRIIGAVAKPGRYTFNEAMTILDLLAEAGGPTDKAHLTDIMVVNISTAKASENQSQRFDLKTFVKRPDFTKLPLVRSGDTVYVPDINNSDWNVFVSNVKDMVSVVSLVAITGGF
- a CDS encoding tyrosine-protein kinase family protein produces the protein MITLPSHYAEVEAVYSQTLGANYRTIAITSAAPGEGKSTLAEALVKRAQASDKKVLLVELNTFNPVLKARLQEAVNAPMPTQKSTSQAAQGQVNTGIINLNEQGYSVLPVSNDAMTIKKYREASLLIEAINQWLSEFDCIVFDTASLAMLNQHNIPACTVCQVCDGAIMVVEAGKTPANLIEEGIEKLVAKQVNIVGTVVNDKSNPSLLDEMIRESHKLDAWLPKMMSKLRAKLANVVMLNVAV